The proteins below come from a single Flavobacterium lindanitolerans genomic window:
- a CDS encoding DUF4271 domain-containing protein codes for MLEIVLQPRILESKDWATVLFVLCFILIAATRGVFEGRFSDFSRLAYSDKYIKIYRDSGNLMNWFTISLFIVQVISFAFFIQIILSYFGYTSKTDWVTYIQIVTLLSIFILSKYLIEKIIATSFNIEEFSEQFNLQKVSYRTYIGLCILPLNVILFYNDTPIDLLIYFLIAIILLINILTYLLSLKIYQNLIIGKLFYFILYLCALEIAPYYFMYYWFTKR; via the coding sequence ATGTTAGAAATCGTTTTACAGCCGAGAATTTTAGAAAGCAAAGATTGGGCAACCGTACTGTTTGTGCTGTGCTTTATACTTATTGCGGCTACAAGAGGCGTTTTCGAAGGTCGCTTTTCTGATTTTTCAAGATTGGCATACAGCGACAAATACATCAAGATTTACAGAGACAGTGGCAATCTGATGAACTGGTTTACGATTTCACTGTTTATCGTACAAGTCATTTCTTTTGCTTTTTTTATCCAAATCATTTTGAGTTATTTTGGCTATACTTCAAAAACAGACTGGGTTACTTACATTCAAATCGTCACACTGCTGAGCATCTTCATACTTTCTAAATATCTCATAGAGAAGATTATAGCTACTTCTTTTAATATTGAAGAATTTAGCGAACAGTTTAATTTACAAAAAGTCAGCTATAGAACTTATATAGGACTTTGCATCCTCCCTTTAAATGTAATCCTGTTCTATAATGATACGCCAATAGATTTATTAATATATTTCCTTATTGCTATCATTTTGTTAATAAACATACTTACTTATCTTCTTTCTTTAAAAATTTATCAAAATTTGATTATCGGCAAGTTGTTTTATTTTATTTTGTATCTTTGCGCTCTTGAAATAGCACCTTATTATTTCATGTATTATTGGTTTACAAAAAGGTAG
- a CDS encoding DUF4296 domain-containing protein gives MKKYFLLFVLLSVVACQEKAVEKPANLIPKDKMKNIIYDLAILQAMKGVNQAALDSNGIDPATYVYKKYKVDSLQFAKSDQYYAIENVKEYEKMYNEISELAGKEKMRIDSELKKETDTTKILERKFEVKQKKDNVKQ, from the coding sequence ATGAAGAAATATTTTTTATTGTTCGTTTTGCTAAGTGTTGTAGCCTGCCAGGAAAAAGCAGTTGAAAAACCTGCCAATCTTATACCAAAAGATAAGATGAAGAATATCATCTATGATCTTGCAATACTTCAGGCTATGAAAGGAGTCAATCAGGCTGCTTTGGATTCGAATGGAATTGATCCGGCAACCTATGTCTATAAAAAATATAAAGTCGATAGCCTTCAGTTTGCGAAAAGCGATCAGTACTATGCTATAGAAAATGTCAAGGAGTACGAAAAAATGTATAATGAGATCAGTGAATTGGCAGGAAAAGAAAAAATGCGTATAGACAGCGAGTTAAAAAAGGAAACAGATACGACAAAAATTCTTGAAAGGAAATTTGAAGTAAAACAAAAAAAAGACAACGTTAAACAGTAG
- a CDS encoding polyprenol monophosphomannose synthase: protein MNDGIVIIPTYNEIENIESIIRTVFSLQKPFHVLIIDDNSPDHTAQKVMALQEEYPGRLFLEQRSKKSGLGTAYVHGFKWALEREYEYIFEMDADFSHNPHDLEKLYDSCRFGIYDVAIGSRYVTGVNVVNWPLSRVLLSYFASVYVRMITGMEIRDTTAGFVCYKKNVLKSINLNKIKFIGYAFQIEMKYRAYAKKFKIVEVPIIFTDRTKGQSKMSNSIIKEAIFGVIVLRVKKMFNNL from the coding sequence ATGAACGACGGCATTGTTATAATTCCCACTTATAACGAAATTGAAAATATCGAAAGTATCATCAGGACTGTATTTTCTTTGCAGAAGCCGTTTCATGTTTTGATTATTGATGACAATTCCCCGGATCATACCGCACAAAAAGTAATGGCGCTTCAGGAAGAATATCCCGGACGACTTTTTTTAGAACAACGAAGCAAAAAATCAGGCCTGGGTACTGCTTATGTACATGGTTTTAAATGGGCTCTTGAGCGGGAATACGAATACATTTTTGAAATGGATGCCGACTTTTCACACAATCCGCACGATTTGGAAAAGTTGTATGATTCCTGCCGTTTTGGTATTTATGATGTAGCCATTGGTTCCCGATATGTTACAGGAGTGAATGTTGTGAACTGGCCTTTAAGTCGTGTTTTACTTTCCTATTTTGCTTCTGTTTACGTCAGAATGATTACCGGAATGGAAATTCGCGACACTACTGCCGGATTTGTATGTTACAAAAAGAATGTTTTAAAAAGCATTAACCTGAACAAGATAAAATTCATAGGTTATGCTTTTCAGATTGAAATGAAATATAGGGCTTATGCCAAAAAATTCAAAATTGTTGAAGTGCCGATTATTTTCACGGACAGAACAAAAGGACAATCAAAAATGAGTAATTCTATTATTAAGGAGGCCATTTTTGGGGTTATTGTTTTAAGAGTAAAGAAAATGTTCAACAATCTGTAA
- a CDS encoding dihydroorotase — MKSVLIKNAKIVNEGTIFEGDVLIENEFIVEIAETISAKSSSTKIINAEGNYLIPGAIDDQVHFREPGLTHKGDIASESRAAVAGGITSFIEMPNTNPQATTIELLEDKFKIASEKSIANYSFMFGGTNDNLEEILKVNPKTVAGLKLFLGSSTGNMLVDNDEVLEKIFASTPLLIAVHCEDETTIKNNLAKYKEEYGDDIPMKFHHLIRSEEACYLSSSKAIELAKKTGARLHVFHLSTAKEMKLFTNKIPLEEKKITAEACIHHLWFTNEDYDKKGSLIKWNPAVKTQADKDALWEALLDDRIDVIATDHAPHTLEEKKNPYTSAPSGGPLVQHAVVAMFEAFHQGKISVEKIVEKMAHNPAKIFKINKRGFIKEGYYADLAIVNAGLPWSVKKENILYKCGWSPFEGYTFKSRITHTFVNGELVYNNFKVKDVHPGMRLEFDR; from the coding sequence ATGAAAAGTGTTTTGATTAAGAATGCCAAAATAGTAAATGAAGGAACTATTTTTGAAGGAGACGTTTTAATTGAAAACGAATTTATTGTTGAAATTGCGGAAACCATCAGCGCAAAATCATCATCAACAAAAATCATCAATGCAGAGGGTAATTATTTAATTCCCGGAGCAATTGATGATCAGGTGCATTTTAGGGAACCGGGCCTTACGCATAAAGGAGATATCGCGTCAGAATCGCGCGCTGCCGTTGCCGGAGGTATTACATCTTTTATAGAAATGCCCAATACAAATCCTCAGGCTACAACTATAGAACTGCTTGAAGATAAATTTAAGATTGCTTCAGAAAAATCGATAGCCAACTATTCCTTTATGTTTGGTGGAACCAATGATAATTTGGAAGAAATCCTGAAAGTAAATCCCAAGACGGTTGCCGGTCTCAAATTGTTTTTAGGATCTTCCACAGGAAATATGCTTGTGGATAATGATGAAGTTTTGGAAAAAATCTTTGCCAGCACTCCGTTACTGATTGCCGTACATTGCGAAGACGAAACTACAATCAAAAACAATCTTGCAAAATATAAAGAAGAATACGGTGATGATATTCCAATGAAATTCCATCATCTGATCCGAAGTGAGGAAGCCTGCTATTTATCTTCTTCAAAAGCAATTGAATTGGCAAAGAAGACAGGTGCCAGATTGCATGTTTTCCATCTTTCCACGGCGAAAGAAATGAAATTGTTTACCAATAAAATTCCTTTGGAGGAAAAGAAAATTACTGCGGAGGCCTGCATACACCATCTATGGTTTACGAACGAAGATTATGATAAGAAAGGCAGCCTTATAAAATGGAATCCTGCAGTTAAAACCCAGGCAGACAAGGATGCGCTTTGGGAAGCTTTGCTTGACGACAGAATTGACGTTATTGCTACAGACCATGCGCCACATACGTTGGAAGAAAAGAAGAATCCTTACACTTCTGCACCTTCCGGAGGACCTTTAGTACAGCATGCCGTTGTAGCCATGTTTGAGGCTTTCCATCAGGGAAAAATTTCGGTAGAGAAAATCGTGGAAAAAATGGCCCATAATCCTGCAAAAATTTTCAAGATTAATAAAAGGGGCTTTATTAAAGAAGGCTATTATGCAGACTTGGCAATTGTCAACGCCGGATTGCCATGGAGCGTTAAAAAAGAAAATATTTTATACAAATGTGGTTGGTCGCCATTTGAAGGATATACCTTTAAGTCAAGAATAACACATACATTTGTAAATGGTGAACTGGTCTATAATAATTTTAAAGTAAAAGACGTGCATCCGGGAATGCGATTGGAATTTGACCGTTAA